CAACCAAAACAAATAAAATTATTTCTGAGTATTCCTTAAGTCATGATGACTTTTTAGAAATCGAATTAATGTCTCGAAAAGTTGGTACTCATCTGCATACGATCGATGATAAAGCGATTTATACTGCAAATCGTGATATCGGAAAATATACTGTTCACGAAGCATATTTAGTTGATATGCCTTTAAAATATCGTACAGTTGAGGAAATGACTCCTGATTTGTCGATCATTAAAATGATGATGATCGATGAACCGGAGATTCTAGATAAAGCAATCAGTCAGCTGCCAGAAGAATTTTCCAATAAATATACAACGGTCAAAAGTACTGACTTTTATTATGAGATTTTAAACAAGGAAGCTAGTAAAGGAAATGCATTAGCGAAATTAGCCGATCATTTAGGAATCAAACAATCCGAGGTCATGGCGATTGGCGATAATGAAAATGATTTATCTATGATCGAATATGCCGGAATCGGTGTAGCGATGGGTAATGCAACTGAAAATGTCAAACAAGCAGCAGATGTTCACACCAGCAGTAACGATGAAGATGGTGTTGCTGAAGTATTATTGAAATATTTATAAGAAATAAAAGAGCAGGCCGTAACTCGTAGAGTTATGTGCCTGCTCTTTTAAAAACGAATAAATGCTTGAAGACTTTTAAACCAGTCGATTATTTTGACAAATTTTCTTGCCATTTTTTTACTGCCCATTTATGACTACCGCGTTTCAGTTGAGCGATTCCCTCTTCTACACCGATCCACTGAATCCCATTTGTTTTTTCTAAAGGATCACAAATTTGTTTCCAAGCATCTGCAACAAAAAAATAGCCAGGATTGTAGTAATCTGTACTGCGATGTCTTGAATGGAAATATTCATCAGCTTGTCCCAAGTATGAACCGATAACAACTTCAATCCCCAACTCTTCAATCATCTCACGATCTATCGCCTCTTCTTTGGTTTCCCCTTGTTCAATTTCTCCGCCTGGTAAAAAATAGGCCCCATTTGGTGCTTGGATTAAAACAATCTCACTATTATTATTTCTGGAAACAATAATATAAGCACCCAACCTTTTTTTATAAACCAATTTTTCCGATTTTTCACCGAACGACGGTGTTTTCATACAAACAACTCCCTTTTCGTTTAAGTCAATTTTACATGAGAATTTTCTAATGAACAAGTATTATCTAATCTTTTCAATCACAAATCGAGTAATGTTTGTGCTACTATAAGAATGTCAGTAGATTTTTCTACGATAGTTTTATATTTGAAAGGATGATCCCTCATATGAAAATGGCCCATACTTGTGTACGTGTCAAAGATTTAGAAGCATCT
This sequence is a window from Enterococcus wangshanyuanii. Protein-coding genes within it:
- the yidA gene encoding sugar-phosphatase codes for the protein MSVKLVAIDIDGTLLDSNRKITPKVKETLQKANKKGIYIVLCTGRPLPGVKDQLTELDLYGDNDYVITYNGSLVQATKTNKIISEYSLSHDDFLEIELMSRKVGTHLHTIDDKAIYTANRDIGKYTVHEAYLVDMPLKYRTVEEMTPDLSIIKMMMIDEPEILDKAISQLPEEFSNKYTTVKSTDFYYEILNKEASKGNALAKLADHLGIKQSEVMAIGDNENDLSMIEYAGIGVAMGNATENVKQAADVHTSSNDEDGVAEVLLKYL
- a CDS encoding NUDIX hydrolase; translation: MKTPSFGEKSEKLVYKKRLGAYIIVSRNNNSEIVLIQAPNGAYFLPGGEIEQGETKEEAIDREMIEELGIEVVIGSYLGQADEYFHSRHRSTDYYNPGYFFVADAWKQICDPLEKTNGIQWIGVEEGIAQLKRGSHKWAVKKWQENLSK